A genome region from Dolichospermum compactum NIES-806 includes the following:
- the nblB gene encoding phycobilisome degradation protein NblB — MSVSADSIKELLRSDNLGDRLRAVNQIRDLEPQIALELVQIAIQDKSARVRYSAVSQMDTLGTQDLPLSLTILRGLLHDPEADVQAAAADCLGALKLHDAFDDLQKLYQETPEWLVQFSIIATLGELGDPRAFELLTQAIASDNGLIQTAAISSFGELGDPKAVPLLVPYSTNSDWQVRYRVVQALIRLNSDEAKSILETLVNDEVEAISKEAKAGLQLV; from the coding sequence ATGAGTGTATCTGCTGATAGTATAAAAGAGTTACTGCGTTCCGACAATTTAGGCGATCGCTTGCGTGCAGTTAACCAAATTCGGGATCTAGAACCACAAATCGCTTTAGAATTAGTCCAAATTGCCATTCAGGATAAAAGTGCGCGTGTCCGTTATTCTGCTGTCAGTCAAATGGATACCCTGGGAACACAGGATTTACCATTATCCTTGACTATCTTACGGGGTTTACTACATGATCCTGAAGCAGATGTCCAAGCAGCCGCAGCAGACTGTTTAGGTGCGCTAAAACTGCATGACGCTTTTGATGATTTACAAAAGCTTTACCAGGAAACACCAGAATGGCTAGTCCAGTTTAGCATTATTGCCACATTGGGAGAATTAGGAGATCCACGAGCCTTTGAATTACTTACCCAAGCGATCGCATCCGATAATGGTTTAATTCAAACTGCGGCTATTAGTTCCTTTGGTGAATTGGGAGATCCAAAAGCAGTTCCTCTCCTAGTTCCATACAGCACTAACTCAGATTGGCAAGTGCGTTACAGAGTTGTGCAAGCCTTAATTCGTTTGAATAGTGATGAAGCTAAATCTATTCTAGAAACTTTGGTGAATGATGAAGTAGAAGCTATTTCCAAAGAAGCAAAAGCTGGTTTACAGTTAGTCTAA
- a CDS encoding helicase-related protein has translation MSDHQLSVFQSGIRDNHDRGTVGDFLKDKIEPGSKLSIVSAYFTIYAFEALKQELSSIDNLDFLFGEPRFIQAIGTNTDQKAFRIEDTGIQLSNRLKQSKLARECQEWIQKKVNIRSIKQINLLHGKMYHIDNNGVKTAILGSSNFTLKGLGLANSNSNIELNLIVDSERDRQDLQLWFAELWNNQNLVQDVKNEVITYLNQLYQDNAPEFIYYKTLFHLFKRFLDQQAANDLLTKQRHLTDTRIWNLLFDFQKDGVKGAINKIMEYNGCIIADSVGLGKTFEALAIIKYFELLNYKVLVLCPKKLRSNWTIYHAANNSELNILVEDRFNYTVLSHTDLSRDTGYSGDINLETLNWSNYDLVVIDESHNFRNNTKGKRDEDGNVIKKSRYERLMEDIIKKGIPTRVLLLSATPVNTDLKDLRNQINFIVEDKDSAFSQTLGIESIKQTLTTAQKEFTLWSKKKQHLSNELLENLNSSFFTLLDGLTIARSRKHIQKYYQETIEKLGGFPERLKPISLFSHIDLEDNFLDYDDINEQISDYQLSLFKPSNYVLEQYQDLYEGKVIQNNFTQSNRENYLIGMMKVNFLKRLESSVYSFRITLERTISKIKQLESKIKTFDQYQTENIKNEDYEIEDADDEELQAAFEVGRELKYQLKHLDIDRWLVDLARDRRQLHKLYIQAKDVDVCRDAKLAKLKECIERKVTHPTFNKQGKENKKVIIFTAFADTAKYLYDALTAWVTTKLNINIALVTGGNSGNKTTFGSSRFEEILMNFSPLAKQRDKIKSMPQEGEINLLIATDCISEGQNLQDCDYLVNYDIHWNPVRIIQRFGRIDRIGSLNHTVQLVNFWPTEDLNKYINLKNRVEARMALVDITATGEDNLLNVDELQDLFTEEMSYRDEQLLRLKDEVLDIEDFNDSISLTEFSLNDFRIDLLNYLQKNRELLENAPLGLYGIVSTPTHKEYDVIKPGIIFCLQQMGNTSGNEQVNPLQPYFLVYVRDDGNVRYTFAQPKQILEMYRLLCAGKTQPYKDLCQLFNQRTSNGSSMSKETELLDKAVDSITRTFTNRVTRNLFKSGKGGITPLKQQQVTKTTDFELITWLIIEDDATNP, from the coding sequence ATGTCAGATCATCAGCTTTCTGTGTTTCAGTCTGGTATTCGAGACAATCATGACCGGGGTACAGTTGGAGATTTTCTCAAAGATAAGATTGAACCAGGCTCTAAATTATCTATCGTCTCTGCTTATTTTACGATTTATGCCTTTGAAGCTTTAAAACAGGAATTATCGTCTATTGATAACTTAGATTTCCTGTTTGGAGAACCTCGATTTATTCAAGCCATCGGCACTAATACTGACCAAAAAGCTTTTAGAATTGAAGATACTGGTATTCAACTAAGCAATCGCCTCAAACAGAGTAAATTAGCTAGGGAATGCCAAGAATGGATACAAAAAAAGGTCAATATTCGCTCAATTAAACAAATTAACTTACTGCATGGCAAAATGTACCACATTGATAATAATGGGGTAAAAACTGCCATTTTAGGTAGCTCGAATTTTACCTTAAAGGGATTAGGATTAGCTAACTCCAATAGTAATATTGAGTTAAATTTAATCGTTGATAGTGAAAGGGACAGACAAGATCTACAGTTATGGTTCGCAGAGTTATGGAATAATCAAAACCTAGTACAAGATGTCAAGAATGAAGTAATTACTTATCTCAATCAACTTTATCAGGATAATGCCCCTGAGTTTATTTATTATAAAACACTGTTTCATTTATTTAAACGATTCTTAGACCAACAAGCAGCCAATGATTTACTCACTAAACAACGTCACTTAACTGATACAAGGATTTGGAACTTATTATTTGATTTTCAGAAAGATGGGGTCAAAGGTGCGATTAATAAAATCATGGAATATAATGGCTGTATTATCGCTGATAGTGTGGGTTTAGGAAAAACATTTGAAGCTTTAGCCATTATTAAATATTTTGAGCTATTGAATTATAAAGTCTTAGTGTTATGTCCTAAAAAATTAAGAAGTAATTGGACAATTTACCATGCTGCTAATAATAGTGAATTAAATATTTTAGTGGAAGACAGATTTAACTATACAGTCTTGTCTCATACAGATTTGAGTAGAGATACGGGATATTCAGGGGATATTAATTTAGAAACCTTAAATTGGAGTAATTATGATTTAGTGGTGATTGATGAATCTCATAACTTTCGGAATAATACCAAAGGGAAACGAGATGAAGATGGAAACGTGATTAAAAAAAGTCGCTATGAACGTCTGATGGAGGACATTATAAAAAAAGGCATTCCTACTAGAGTCTTATTACTATCAGCAACTCCTGTGAATACAGACTTAAAAGATTTAAGGAATCAGATTAATTTTATTGTTGAAGATAAAGATAGTGCTTTTAGTCAAACATTGGGTATTGAGAGTATCAAACAAACGTTAACCACTGCCCAAAAAGAATTTACTCTATGGTCAAAGAAAAAGCAACACCTTAGTAATGAGTTATTAGAAAACTTAAATTCTAGCTTTTTTACATTATTAGATGGGTTAACGATTGCCCGTTCTCGTAAACATATTCAAAAGTATTATCAAGAAACAATTGAAAAATTAGGAGGTTTCCCAGAGAGACTGAAACCTATTTCTTTGTTTTCTCATATTGATTTAGAAGATAACTTCTTAGATTATGATGATATTAATGAGCAAATTTCTGATTATCAATTATCTTTGTTTAAACCCTCCAATTATGTTTTAGAACAATATCAAGATTTGTATGAAGGGAAAGTTATCCAAAATAACTTCACTCAAAGTAATCGAGAAAATTACTTAATTGGCATGATGAAAGTTAATTTTCTCAAACGTTTAGAAAGTTCCGTTTATTCCTTTAGGATTACCTTAGAAAGAACCATTAGTAAAATTAAACAGTTAGAGTCAAAAATTAAAACATTTGACCAGTATCAAACAGAAAATATCAAAAATGAAGATTATGAAATAGAAGATGCTGATGATGAAGAATTACAAGCTGCTTTTGAAGTAGGTAGAGAACTAAAATATCAATTAAAACATTTAGACATTGACAGATGGTTAGTTGATTTAGCCAGGGATAGAAGACAACTGCATAAGTTATATATTCAAGCGAAAGATGTAGATGTTTGTAGAGATGCTAAATTAGCAAAATTAAAAGAATGTATTGAGAGAAAAGTTACTCATCCCACTTTTAATAAACAAGGTAAGGAAAATAAAAAAGTCATCATCTTTACAGCTTTTGCAGATACAGCTAAATATTTATATGATGCTTTGACAGCGTGGGTAACAACAAAATTAAATATCAATATAGCTTTAGTAACCGGAGGTAATAGTGGTAATAAAACAACCTTTGGTAGTTCACGCTTTGAGGAAATTTTAATGAACTTTTCTCCTCTTGCCAAGCAACGAGATAAGATAAAATCAATGCCCCAAGAGGGAGAAATTAATCTATTAATTGCTACTGACTGTATTTCTGAAGGTCAAAACTTACAGGATTGTGATTATTTAGTTAATTATGATATTCATTGGAATCCTGTGAGAATTATTCAACGGTTTGGACGCATTGATAGAATTGGTAGCCTGAATCATACAGTGCAATTAGTTAATTTTTGGCCAACAGAAGACTTAAATAAATATATTAATCTCAAAAATCGAGTTGAGGCGAGAATGGCCTTAGTTGATATTACAGCCACCGGGGAAGATAATCTTTTAAATGTAGATGAATTACAAGACTTATTCACCGAAGAAATGAGTTATCGAGATGAACAGTTACTACGGTTAAAAGATGAAGTATTAGACATTGAAGATTTTAATGACAGCATTTCTTTAACAGAATTTAGCTTAAATGATTTTCGGATAGATTTATTAAATTACTTGCAAAAAAATAGGGAACTGTTAGAAAATGCCCCATTAGGATTATATGGAATTGTCTCTACCCCTACCCATAAGGAGTATGATGTTATCAAACCTGGGATTATTTTCTGTCTACAACAGATGGGGAATACATCAGGAAATGAACAAGTTAACCCTCTACAACCTTATTTCTTGGTCTATGTCAGGGATGATGGCAATGTTCGCTATACCTTTGCCCAACCTAAACAAATTTTAGAGATGTATCGTCTCTTATGTGCGGGGAAAACCCAACCATATAAAGATTTGTGTCAGTTATTTAACCAGCGTACCAGTAATGGATCTAGTATGAGTAAAGAAACGGAACTACTAGATAAAGCAGTTGATTCTATCACCCGTACATTTACTAACCGTGTCACTAGAAATCTTTTTAAGTCAGGGAAAGGGGGTATTACTCCTCTCAAACAGCAACAAGTGACAAAAACCACAGACTTTGAACTGATAACCTGGTTAATTATTGAAGATGATGCAACAAACCCTTAA